One window of Quercus robur chromosome 5, dhQueRobu3.1, whole genome shotgun sequence genomic DNA carries:
- the LOC126724854 gene encoding protein TIFY 10B-like isoform X2 translates to MLKHSKAQEKSNFAQTCNLLSQYMKEKGSLSLEMTRKPEPKENPQTPVATTMDLLTNLENSGEALRQNAVAPASNVQPMDFLQKLGVCPSNPTEMATNKADSRKPATMEAVTAQMTIFYRGQVLVFDDLPAEKAREIITVATKGSSSVSNGFVSTPASIMEKVRSRSPMASESNVVAAYERNTTTKERVQQQPRAIGSDLPIARRASLHRFFEKRKDRAAANAPYQVNPSSPAAPKPEESIPWIKVGVQSSNQLELKL, encoded by the exons ATGTTGAAACACAGCAAGGCACAAGAGAAGTCCAATTTTGCACAGACGTGCAACCTCTTGAGCCAGTACATGAAGGAGAAAGGAAGTCTTAGCCTTGAAATGACTAGGAAACCAGAACCCAAAG AAAACCCCCAGACACCAGTGGCAACCACTATGGATTTGTTAACAAACTTGGAAAATTCAGGTGAAGCTTTGAGACAAAACGCTGTGGCTCCGGCCTCAAACGTGCAACCCATGGACTTTCTTCAAAAGCTTGGTGTTTGTCCTTCAAACCCAACTGAAATGGCTACCAATAAGGCTGATTCCAG GAAGCCTGCAACCATGGAGGCTGTGACAGCCCAGATGACCATATTCTATAGGGGCCAAGTTCTAGTATTCGATGACTTACCAGCTGAGAAGGCAAGGGAAATCATAACTGTGGCTACCAAGGGAAGCTCTAGTGTTTCTAATGGCTTTGTTTCTACTCCTGCTAGCATAATGGAGAAAGTTAGATCAAGAAGTCCCATGGCTTCTGAATCAAATGTTGTAGCCGCGTACGAAAGGAATACTACCACCAAAGAAAGGGTTCAACAGCAACCTCGTGCTATTGGTTCTG ATCTGCCTATTGCAAGAAGAGCTTCACTTCACCGGTTCTTTGAGAAGAGAAAGGATAG GGCGGCAGCAAATGCACCATACCAAGTGAACCCATCTTCACCAGCTGCACCCAAGCCTGAGGAAAGCATTCCATGGATTAAGGTGGGAGTTCAATCTTCAAACCAGCTTGAGCTCAAGTTATAG
- the LOC126724853 gene encoding putative disease resistance RPP13-like protein 1 — translation MSVVREAALSYFLQKLFDKLTSLDLLKIFNQEQFDADLKKWKTTLMKIRAVLDDVEEKQVTCWVVKIWLDELEDLAYDVEDILDEFASEALRHELTARAEASTSKILKLIPGCVGLNRNYVTFSARMLSKIKEIDTRLQEIVTQKNDLELKVKAQGMTKTTRSRLPSTSLVNEGQVFGRDEDKKAIINLLLSGESGDAQLSVIPILGMAGLGKTTLAQLIYNEDNVDSYFDLKAWIHVSEDFDIVRVTKVILQSITCESYDINDLNLLQVKLKDKLFGKKFLLILDDVWNESYDYWTQLCCPFEFGAPGSKIVVTTRNDRVSSTLGTAKAYKLKGLSNDACLTIFIQHTLGTTDFNACPELEEIGQKISERCKGLPLVAKALGGLLSTIHNRDEWKHVLNNKIWNMLEGNDDVLPTLRLSYIYLPSHLKRCFAYCSLFPKDYEFEEKELVLLWMAEGLIQETKENKPIEDLGVEYFRDLIGRSFFQQSSSNESLFVMHDLINDLAQWAAGDSCYRLEDKLGGNKQFKISTKVHHFSYIRGVCDGITKFEDFPTDVCLRTFLPLPIKNKGYLTNYVSNFLLPQLRYLRVLSLSGYEIDELPNSISDLKHLRYFNLSCTKITSLPKSITSLYCRD, via the coding sequence ATGTCAGTTGTTAGAGAGGCTGCTCTATCCTATTTCCTTCAGAAGCTGTTTGACAAGTTAACCTCTCTTGATTTGCTGAAGATCTTCAACCAAGAGCAATTTGATGCTGACCTTAAGAAGTGGAAGACAACATTGATGAAAATCCGTGCGGTTCTGGATGATGTAGAGGAGAAGCAGGTGACATGCTGGGTGGTGAAGATTTGGCTGGATGAGCTCGAAGACTTGGCTTATGACGTGGAAGACATCTTGGACGAGTTTGCTTCTGAAGCATTGAGACATGAGTTGACTGCGCGTGCAGAAGCCAGCACAAGTAAGATACTAAAGCTCATCCCTGGTTGTGTTGGCTTGAATCGAAATTATGTTACTTTCAGTGCTAGGATGCTGTCCAAGATTAAAGAGATTGACACAAGATTGCAAGAAATTGTGACACAGAAGAATGATTTGGAATTAAAAGTCAAAGCTCAAGGAATGACTAAAACAACAAGATCAAGACTGCCCTCAACTTCTCTAGTCAATGAAGGTCAGGTTTTTGGCAGGGATGAAGATAAAAAGGCTATCATCAACTTGTTGCTGAGTGGTGAATCAGGTGATGCTCAACTGTCTGTTATTCCCATACTTGGTATGGCGGGTTTGGGTAAGACAACTCTTGCTCAACTAATCTACAATGAAGATAATGTGGATAGTTACTTTGATTTGAAAGCATGGATTCATGTTTCTGAAGATTTTGACATTGTAAGGGTGACAAAAGTAATTCTACAATCTATCACTTGTGAGAGCTATGatattaatgatttaaatttacTACAAGTCAAATTGAAAGATAAGTTATTTGGCAAGAAGTTTTTGCTCATTTTGGATGATGTTTGGAACGAAAGCTATGACTATTGGACTCAACTATGTTGTCCTTTTGAATTTGGAGCCCCAGGAAGTAAGATTGTTGTCACAACTCGGAATGATCGTGTTTCATCAACATTGGGCACCGCTAAAGCTTATAAGTTGAAAGGGTTGTCAAATGATGCTTGTTTGACAATATTTATCCAACACACATTGGGCACAACAGATTTCAATGCATGTCCAGAACTTGAAGAAATTGGTCAAAAAATTTCAGAGAGGTGTAAGGGCTTGCCTTTAGTAGCAAAAGCTCTTGGAGGCCTTTTAAGCACCATACACAATCGTGATGAGTGGAAACATGTGTTGAATAACAAGATATGGAATATGTTAGAAGGGAATGATGATGTTCTTCCAACTCTTAGATTGAGCTATATATATCTTCCTTCGCATTTGAAGAGGTGTTTTGCCTATTGTTCACTATTCCCAAAGGATTATGAATTTGAGGAGAAAGAGCTAGTCTTGTTATGGATGGCAGAAGGTTTAattcaagaaacaaaagaaaacaagccAATCGAAGATCTCGGTGTTGAGTATTTCCGTGATTTGATTGGGAGATCATTCTTCCAACAATCGAGCAGTAATGAATCACTCTTTGTTATGCATGATCTCATCAATGATCTAGCTCAATGGGCAGCAGGAGACTCGTGCTATAGGTTGGAGGATAAATTGGGTGGCAATAAACAATTCAAGATTTCTACAAAGGTACATCATTTTTCCTACATTCGTGGTGTTTGTGATGGTATCACAAAATTTGAAGACTTCCCCACAGATGTGTGTTTACGAACTTTCCTGCCGCTACCAATAAAGAACAAAGGTTACTTAACAAAttatgtttctaattttttgttgCCCCAATTAAGATACTTAAGGGTATTATCTTTAAGTGGATATGAAATAGATGAGCTACCAAATTCAATTAGTGATTTGAAACATCTAAGATACTTCAACCTTTCTTGTACTAAGATTACaagtttaccaaaatcaataaCTTCTTTGTATTGCAGAGATTGA
- the LOC126724854 gene encoding protein TIFY 10A-like isoform X1: protein MLKHSKAQEKSNFAQTCNLLSQYMKEKGSLSLEMTRKPEPKENPQTPVATTMDLLTNLENSGEALRQNAVAPASNVQPMDFLQKLGVCPSNPTEMATNKADSRKPATMEAVTAQMTIFYRGQVLVFDDLPAEKAREIITVATKGSSSVSNGFVSTPASIMEKVRSRSPMASESNVVAAYERNTTTKERVQQQPRAIGSDLPIARRASLHRFFEKRKDRAAANAPYQVNPPSPAAPKPEESNPWIEVGGQSSNQLELKL from the exons ATGTTGAAACACAGCAAGGCACAAGAGAAGTCCAATTTTGCACAGACGTGCAACCTCTTGAGCCAGTACATGAAGGAGAAAGGAAGTCTTAGCCTTGAAATGACTAGGAAACCAGAACCCAAAG AAAACCCCCAGACACCAGTGGCAACCACTATGGATTTGTTAACAAACTTGGAAAATTCAGGTGAAGCTTTGAGACAAAACGCTGTGGCTCCGGCCTCAAACGTGCAACCCATGGACTTTCTTCAAAAGCTTGGTGTTTGTCCTTCAAACCCAACTGAAATGGCTACCAATAAGGCTGATTCCAG GAAGCCTGCAACCATGGAGGCTGTGACAGCCCAGATGACCATATTCTATAGGGGCCAAGTTCTAGTATTCGATGACTTACCAGCTGAGAAGGCAAGGGAAATCATAACTGTGGCTACCAAGGGAAGCTCTAGTGTTTCTAATGGCTTTGTTTCTACTCCTGCTAGCATAATGGAGAAAGTTAGATCAAGAAGTCCCATGGCTTCTGAATCAAATGTTGTAGCCGCGTACGAAAGGAATACTACCACCAAAGAAAGGGTTCAACAGCAACCTCGTGCTATTGGTTCTG ATCTGCCTATTGCAAGAAGAGCTTCACTTCACCGGTTCTTTGAGAAGAGAAAGGATAG GGCGGCAGCAAATGCACCATACCAAGTGAACCCACCTTCACCAGCTGCACCCAAGCCTGAGGAAAGCAATCCATGGATTGAGGTGGGAGGTCAATCTTCAAACCAGCTTGAGCTCAAGTTATAG